Proteins encoded in a region of the Sugiyamaella lignohabitans strain CBS 10342 chromosome B, complete sequence genome:
- the HXT5 gene encoding hexose transporter HXT5: MSGQTPASSYKEPESDDENHHPAANNTPVATAPVKSSYVLVSILCVFAAMGGFIFGYDTGTISGYVNMPVFIKKLGNTNDAGEHYLSKSRSGLIIGIFSIGACIGGIFFSRLGDMYGRKAGIWAGTAIYIIGSLIQVTTVDAWYQFFIGRLIGGMGVGTMSVLVPMFQSEVSPSEIRGTLVSSYQLMITLGIFIGYVVCYCTNTRDGALSYKIPLSLGFAWSVVLIVGLVFLPESPRYLMTKDKNEEALKVLCWINGRDAQDPLIVETIANVSAAIEHERRAGKARWSEVITGKPRVGYRLMVGIVVLALQQLVGANYFFYFGTTIFKGIGMNNSFKASIIFGAVNFGSTFFGLYFVEKFGRRNVLLYGAAGMFVFFIIYACMGARALYPNGEDQPGNAKVGKAMIFVTSGYIFCFATTWAPCAFVLVSELFPIRTRSKGMSLGLGANWIANFLISFFTSFITNAIHFYYGFVFAGCNLFAVFFVYFFVHETKGLSLEQIDQLFRSNVKPWNSGSWVPPSIVDPDNYDHPKEEQHPKTTHDEHIV; this comes from the coding sequence ATGAGTGGACAAACGCCGGCATCGTCTTACAAGGAACCTGAAAGCGATGACGAAAACCATCATCCTGCTGCCAACAATACACCGGTAGCCACTGCACCTGTGAAATCTAGTTATGTGCTAGTGTCTATCTTGTGTGTTTTTGCTGCCATGGGTGGTTTTATTTTCGGTTATGACACAGGTACTATTTCGGGCTATGTTAATATGCCTGTCTTCATTAAAAAATTAGGCAATACAAATGATGCTGGCGAGCATTACTTGTCAAAGAGTCGATCTGGTCTCATCATTGGTATATTCTCAATCGGTGCTTGTATAGGTggaattttcttttctcgtCTAGGTGATATGTATGGCAGAAAAGCTGGTATCTGGGCTGGAACTGCAATCTATATTATTGGATCGTTGATTCAGGTTACTACCGTTGATGCTTGGTATCAATTCTTCATCGGTCGTTTGATCGGTGGTATGGGGGTTGGAACCATGTCTGTTTTGGTTCCCATGTTCCAGTCAGAAGTTTCTCCCAGTGAAATCCGTGGTACTCTGGTTTCATCCTATCAGTTGATGATCACCCTAGGTATCTTTATTGGTTATGTTGTATGTTACTGTACAAACACTAGAGATGGTGCTCTTTCATACAAGATTCCTCTTTCCTTGGGCTTTGCATGGTCAGTGGTTCTAATTGTTGGTCTCGTATTTTTGCCTGAATCACCTCGTTACCTCATGACTAAAGACAAGAATGAGGAGGCTCTCAAAGTTTTATGTTGGATTAACGGACGTGATGCTCAAGATCCTTTAATCGTTGAAACGATTGCTAATGTTTCGGCGGCCATTGAGCACGAGAGAAGAGCCGGAAAGGCTAGATGGTCAGAAGTTATTACTGGCAAACCTCGTGTGGGCTACAGACTCATGGTTGGTATTGTTGTTCTCGCCCTGCAACAATTGGTTGGTGCTAATTATTTCTTCTATTTTGGTACTACTATCTTCAAGGGTATTGGTATGAACAACTCGTTCAAGGCGTCGATTATCTTTGGTGCAGTTAACTTCGGTTCTACTTTCTTTGGTCTCTACTTTGTAGAAAAATTTGGCAGACGTAATGTTTTGCTATacggtgctgctggtatgTTTGTCTTCTTTATCATCTATGCTTGTATGGGTGCTAGGGCTCTGTATCCTAATGGTGAGGACCAGCCTGGAAATGCAAAAGTAGGAAAGGCTATGATTTTTGTTACTAGTGGTTATATCTTCTGTTTTGCCACTACATGGGCTCCCTGTGCCTTTGTACTTGTCAGTGAGTTGTTCCCaatcagaaccagatcaAAGGGTATGTCTCTGGGCCTTGGTGCCAATTGGATTGCTAAtttcttgatatcattCTTTACCTCTTTCATCACTAATGCTATTCACTTTTACTATGGATTTGTGTTTGCCGGTTGTAATTTGTTTGCTGTGTTCTTCGTTTACTTCTTTGTTCATGAGACCAAGGGTTTGAGTTTGGAACAGATTGATCAACTCTTCCGTTCAAATGTTAAACCATGGAATTCTGGAAGCTGGGTTCCTCCTTCTATTGTTGATCCAGATAATTACGATCACCCCAAGGAGGAGCAACATCCGAAAACTACTCACGATGAACACATCGTTTAG
- the RPO21 gene encoding DNA-directed RNA polymerase II core subunit RPO21 (RNA polymerase II largest subunit B220; part of central core; phosphorylation of C-terminal heptapeptide repeat domain regulates association with transcription and splicing factors; similar to bacterial beta-prime; GO_component: GO:0005665 - DNA-directed RNA polymerase II, core complex [Evidence IEA]; GO_component: GO:0005665 - DNA-directed RNA polymerase II, core complex [Evidence IDA] [PMID 1331084]; GO_component: GO:0005665 - DNA-directed RNA polymerase II, core complex [Evidence IDA] [PMID 2183013]; GO_component: GO:0005665 - DNA-directed RNA polymerase II, core complex [Evidence IDA] [PMID 2186966]; GO_component: GO:0005739 - mitochondrion [Evidence IDA] [PMID 14576278]; GO_component: GO:0005739 - mitochondrion [Evidence IDA] [PMID 16823961]; GO_component: GO:0005634 - nucleus [Evidence IEA,IEA]; GO_component: GO:0005634 - nucleus [Evidence IDA] [PMID 22842922]; GO_function: GO:0003677 - DNA binding [Evidence IEA,IEA]; GO_function: GO:0003899 - DNA-directed RNA polymerase activity [Evidence IEA,IEA,IEA]; GO_function: GO:0001055 - RNA polymerase II activity [Evidence IDA] [PMID 8288647]; GO_function: GO:0003968 - RNA-directed RNA polymerase activity [Evidence IDA] [PMID 18004386]; GO_function: GO:0046872 - metal ion binding [Evidence IEA]; GO_function: GO:0016779 - nucleotidyltransferase activity [Evidence IEA]; GO_function: GO:0016740 - transferase activity [Evidence IEA]; GO_process: GO:0006366 - transcription from RNA polymerase II promoter [Evidence IEA]; GO_process: GO:0006366 - transcription from RNA polymerase II promoter [Evidence IMP] [PMID 3299050]; GO_process: GO:0006351 - transcription, DNA-templated [Evidence IEA]; GO_process: GO:0019985 - translesion synthesis [Evidence IMP] [PMID 22405652]), with the protein MSDCQGHFGHIELAKPVFHIGFITKIKKILESVCYHCGKLKLDESNPLFAQAIKIRDPKRRFNAVWSLCKTKMICETDAPTDDNYQLAKATGAVPFSHGGCGNTQPTIRRDGLKLWGTWKRDKNSEYGDTPEKRLLSPSEVLNVMKHIPPQDIVKLGLNEDYARPEWMIITVLPVPPPPVRPSIAINETARGEDDLTYKLADILKANGNVQRCDQEGAPAHVINEFESLLQYHVATYMDNDIAGQPQALQKSGRPVKSIRARLKGKEGRLRGNLMGKRVDFSARTVISGDPNLDLDQVGVPRSIARTLTYPEIVTPYNIHRLTQLVRNGPNEHPGAKYVIRDTGERIDLRYHKRAGDIALQYGWKVERHIIDDDPVLFNRQPSLHKMSMMAHRVKVMPYSTFRLNLSVTSPYNADFDGDEMNLHVPQSEETRAELSQLCAVPLQIVSPQSNKPVMGIVQDTLCGIRKMTKRDTFIEYEQVMNILFWVPNWDGVVPPPAILKPKPLWTGKQMVSLTIPKGIFLQRFDEGNPLISPKDNGMLIAKGEIMYGCVDKKTVGATGGGLIHTIMREKGPKIAAGFFGNVQKVVNYWLLHNGFSIGIGDTIADGATMRDIANTIAEAKQKVQEIINEAQANKMSPEPGMTLRESFEHNVSRVLNQARDNAGRSAELSLKELNNVKQMVVSGSKGSFINISLMSACVGQQIVEGKRIPFGFADRSLPHFTKDDYSPESKGFVENSYLRGLTPQEFFFHAMAGREGLIDTAVKTAETGYIQRRLVKALEDIMVQYDGTTRNSLGDVIQFIYGEDGLDGTQVEKQTIDTIPGADEAFERRYRIDVMDPQKSIKPSLLESGNEIIGDLEIQKVLDVEYNQLLSDRKMLRDFVFTDGDHNWPLPVNLRRVIQNAQQIFNLDRSKASDLTIPEIVHGVEELATKLIVIRGEGELLREAQANASYLFQCLVRSRLASKRVLEEYKLNKAAFDWVLGEVQTQFAKSLVNPGEMVGVVAAQSIGEPATQMTLNTFHYAGVSSKNVTLGVPRLKEILNVAKNIKTPALTVYLENDIASDIEKAKVVQSAIEHTSLKNVTTATEIYYDPDPRTTVIEEDLDTVEAYFSIPDEAVEASLHKQSPWLLRLELDRAKMLDKQLTMSQVAEKISESFGEDLFVMWSEDNADKLIIRCRVVRDPKTVEEEGEVEEDQMVKAIEAHMLEAITLRGVPEISRVFMMEHKRTVPDQATGDFQTRMEWVLETDGINLAEVMSIDGVDPYRTYSNSFVEVLSVLGIEATRSALYREILNVIAFDGSYVNYRHMALLVDVMTSRGHLMAITRHGINRADTGALMRCSFEETVEILLEAAAVAELDDCKGVSENIMLGQMAPLGTGSFDVYLDDEALSTLPVDYSAMGQEASSAYPSNTGLADGAATPYDARSPLNDSHVGIIDSSAAFSPLAQSGLGDDRGGFTEYGGGFGQSPFGAGMASPGYAPTSPFSTFGAASPGYMAGAASPAFAPTSPGFTGGATSPAYSPTSPSYSPSSPAYSPTSPSYSPTSPSYSPTSPSYSPTSPSYSPTSPSYSPTSPSYSPTSPSYSPTSPSYSPTSPSYSPTSPSYSPTSPAYSPTSPAYSPTSPSYSPTSPSYSPTSPSYSPTSPSYSPTSPQYSPTSPQYSPNYGNGNTNKDDKKSN; encoded by the coding sequence ATGTCTGATTGTCAGGGTCACTTTGGTCATATTGAACTTGCAAAGCCTGTCTTCCATATCGGATTCATCACCAAGATTAAAAAGATTCTGGAGTCGGTCTGTTACCACTGTGGTAAGCTGAAACTTGATGAAAGCAACCCATTGTTTGCACAAGCAATCAAGATTCGTGATCCAAAAAGACGGTTCAATGCAGTATGGTCATTGTGTAAGACAAAGATGATCTGCGAAACCGATGCTCCCACAGATGACAATTATCAACTTGCCAAGGCGACGGGTGCCGTTCCATTTAGCCATGGCGGATGTGGTAATACGCAGCCCACCATCAGAAGGGATGGTTTAAAACTTTGGGGAACTTGGAAGAGAGATAAGAATAGTGAATACGGAGATACGCCAGAAAAGCGTTTGCTAAGTCCTAGTGAGGTTTTGAACGTCATGAAGCACATTCCCCCCCAAGATATAGTAAAGTTGGGATTGAATGAGGATTATGCCAGACCAGAATGGATGATTATCACTGTATTACCTGTACCTCCTCCTCCAGTACGGCCCAGTATTGCGATTAATGAAACAGCTCGTGGTGAAGACGATTTGACGTATAAACTGGCAGATATCTTGAAGGCCAATGGAAATGTGCAGAGATGTGACCAGGAGGGTGCCCCTGCGCACGTTATTAACGAATTTGAGTCTTTATTGCAGTATCATGTTGCTACTTATATGGATAATGATATTGCTGGTCAACCTCAAGCGTTACAGAAGTCAGGTCGTCCAGTTAAATCAATTCGTGCTAGACTTAAGGGTAAGGAGGGCCGTTTGCGTGGTAACTTGATGGGTAAGCGTGTCGATTTTTCGGCTCGTACTGTTATTTCTGGTGATCCCAATCTTGATTTGGACCAAGTTGGTGTACCAAGAAGTATTGCTAGAACCTTGACATACCCCGAAATTGTCACTCCATACAATATTCACCGCTTGACTCAGCTGGTACGAAACGGACCCAATGAACACCCTGGTGCTAAGTATGTGATTCGTGATACTGGCGAAAGAATTGACTTGAGATATCATAAGCGAGCTGGTGATATAGCACTTCAATATGGCTGGAAGGTTGAGCGACATATCATTGATGATGATCCTGTGCTGTTTAATCGTCAACCATCGTTGCATAAAATGTCCATGATGGCCCATAGAGTAAAGGTTATGCCGTATTCCACATTCCGTCTAAATCTATCTGTGACTTCGCCATATAATGCTGATTTCGATGGTGACGAAATGAATTTGCATGTTCCTCAGTCGGAGGAGACCAGAGCTGAGTTGTCCCAATTGTGTGCTGTGCCGTTACAAATCGTATCTCCTCAATCTAATAAACCTGTCATGGGTATTGTACAGGATACATTGTGTGGAATTCGAAAAATGACTAAACGTGATACGTTCATCGAGTACGAGCAGGTCATGAATATTTTGTTCTGGGTTCCTAATTGGGATGGTGTGGTTCCTCCTCCCGCAATTCTCAAGCCTAAACCGCTATGGACCGGTAAACAGATGGTCTCATTGACAATTCCAAAGGGAATTTTCTTGCAGCGCTTTGATGAAGGAAACCCACTAATCAGTCCCAAGGATAACGGTATGCTTATTGCAAAGGGTGAGATTATGTATGGGTGTGTTGATAAGAAGACTGTAGGTGCAACCGGCGGTGGCTTGATCCATACAATTATGCGTGAAAAGGGCCCGAAGATTGCTGCCGGCTTTTTCGGAAATGTTCAAAAAGTTGTCAATTATTGGCTGCTTCATAACGGTTTCTCCATTGGTATTGGTGATACCATTGCCGATGGTGCAACCATGAGGGATATTGCTAATACTATTGCCGAGGCCAAACAAAAAGTGCAAGAGATCATTAACGAAGCTCAAGCAAACAAAATGTCTCCGGAACCAGGTATGACTTTGCGTGAATCTTTCGAACACAATGTCAGTAGAGTATTGAATCAAGCTCGTGATAATGCTGGTCGTTCGGCTGAGTTGTCCTTGAAGGAGTTGAATAATGTTAAGCAGATGGTAGTATCTGGTTCTAAAGGTTCGTTTATTAACATTTCTCTAATGTCGGCCTGTGTGGGCCAACAGATTGTCGAGGGTAAGCGTATACCTTTTGGTTTTGCCGATCGAAGTTTGCCTCACTTCACGAAAGATGATTATTCTCCTGAGTCGAAGGGATTTGTGGAAAATTCTTATCTTAGAGGATTAACTCCACAGGAGTTCTTTTTCCACGCCATGGCTGGTCGTGAGGGTCTTATCGACACTGCTGTCAAGACTGCTGAAACTGGTTATATTCAGCGTCGTCTAGTTAAGGCCTTAGAGGATATCATGGTTCAATATGATGGAACTACTCGAAACTCTTTGGGTGACGTTATTCAATTCATTTATGGTGAAGATGGCCTTGATGGTACCCAGGTCGAAAAACAAACCATTGATACTATTCCAGGTGCCGATGAGGCCTTTGAAAGAAGATATAGAATCGATGTCATGGATCCCCAAAAGTCGATCAAGCCTAGTCTACTCGAAAGTGGCAACGAGATCATTGGTGATTTGGAAATTCAAAAGGTTCTTGATGTTGAGTACAATCAACTGTTGTCTGATCGTAAAATGTTACGAGACTTTGTGTTTACTGATGGTGACCACAACTGGCCTCTGCCAGTTAATCTTCGTCGTGTTATTCAAAACGCCCAGCAAATCTTCAACTTGGATCGTTCAAAAGCTAGTGATTTAACTATTCCCGAGATTGTCCATGGTGTTGAGGAGCTAGCGACTAAGCTGATTGTTATCCGTGGTGAAGGTGAACTACTTCGGGAAGCCCAGGCCAATGCATCTTACTTATTCCAATGTTTGGTTCGCTCGAGACTGGCCTCGAAACGTGTCTTGGAAGAATACAAGCTTAACAAGGCTGCATTTGATTGGGTCTTAGGTGAAGTTCAAACTCAATTTGCGAAGTCCTTGGTTAATCCTGGTGAAATGGTTGGcgttgttgctgctcaaaGTATTGGTGAACCTGCTACACAGATGACGTTGAACACATTTCACTATGCCGGTGTGTCGTCTAAGAATGTTACGCTTGGTGTTCCCCGTCTTAAGGAGATTCTCAATGTTGCTAAAAATATCAAGACTCCTGCCCTAACTGTGTATCTGGAAAATGACATTGCTTCCGATATTGAAAAGGCTAAGGTTGTGCAATCTGCTATTGAACATACTAGTTTGAAGAATGTTACAACTGCTACTGAGATTTACTACGATCCGGATCCACGTACCACTGTAATCGAGGAGGATTTGGATACGGTTGAAGCCTATTTCTCTATCCCAGATGAGGCTGTTGAAGCAAGTTTGCATAAGCAATCTCCTTGGTTGCTTCGTCTAGAACTGGATCGTGCTAAGATGCTTGACAAACAATTGACCATGAGTCAAGTAGCTGAAAAGATTTCTGAGAGTTTTGGTGAAGACTTGTTTGTGATGTGGTCTGAAGATAACGCTGATAAGCTTATTATTAGATGTCGCGTTGTTCGTGACCCTAAGACTGTTGAGGAAGAAGGcgaagttgaagaagatcagATGGTGAAGGCTATCGAAGCACACATGCTTGAGGCTATCACTTTGCGAGGTGTGCCAGAAATCTCTAGGGTGTTTATGATGGAGCACAAGAGGACTGTTCCTGACCAGGCGACCGGAGACTTCCAGACGCGTATGGAGTGGGTTTTGGAAACTGACGGTATAAATTTGGCTGAAGTTATGTCTATTGACGGTGTTGATCCTTACAGAACGTATTCCAATTCCTTTGTGGAAGTCTTGTCTGTACTTGGTATTGAGGCTACCCGATCTGCATTGTACAGAGAGATCTTGAACGTTATTGCATTTGATGGTTCTTATGTCAACTATCGTCATATGGCATTGTTGGTCGATGTTATGACTTCGAGAGGTCACCTGATGGCCATTACCCGTCATGGTATTAACAGAGCCGATACTGGTGCATTGATGAGATGTTCGTTTGAAGAGACTGTCGAGATTCTCTTGGAGGCTGCTGCAGTGGCCGAGCTGGATGATTGTAAGGGTGTTTCAGAGAATATCATGCTTGGACAGATGGCACCTTTGGGTACAGGTAGTTTTGATGTCTACTTAGATGATGAAGCTTTGAGTACTTTACCTGTTGATTATTCTGCAATGGGACAAGAGGCTTCTAGTGCTTATCCTTCAAACACAGGACttgctgatggtgctgCTACTCCTTACGATGCCCGCTCACCACTTAATGATAGCCATGTTGGTATTATTGATAGCAGTGCGGCGTTCTCACCGTTAGCACAGTCTGGATTGGGCGATGATCGTGGTGGATTTACCGAATATGGTGGAGGCTTTGGCCAGTCACCATTTGGCGCTGGCATGGCTTCTCCTGGTTATGCACCCACCTCGCCTTTCTCGACctttggtgctgcttcgCCTGGTTACATGGCAGGTGCTGCAAGTCCTGCATTTGCACCCACGAGCCCTGGATTTACTGGTGGAGCCACCTCGCCCGCTTATAGTCCGACTAGTCCATCTTACAGTCCTTCAAGTCCGGCTTATAGCCCTACCAGTCCTTCTTACAGTCCTACGTCTCCATCGTACAGTCCTACAAGCCCCTCGTACAGTCCCACCTCACCCTCGTACAGTCCAACTAGTCCCTCATACAGCCCGACCAGTCCTTCTTACAGCCCGACCAGTCCCTCTTACAGTCCGACTAGTCCTTCATATAGTCCGACAAGTCCTTCTTACAGTCCAACTAGTCCATCTTACAGCCCTACTAGTCCTGCGTATAGTCCGACAAGTCCAGCTTACAGCCCTACGAGCCCTTCATATAGCCCTACAAGTCCTTCCTACAGTCCGACCAGTCCATCATATAGTCCGACCAGCCCTTCCTACAGTCCCACTTCACCTCAATATTCTCCAACATCTCCTCAGTATTCGCCTAATTATGGCAATGGTAATACCAACAAGGACGATAAGAAGAGTAATTGA
- the SPS4 gene encoding Sps4p (Protein whose expression is induced during sporulation; not required for sporulation; heterologous expression in E. coli induces the SOS response that senses DNA damage; GO_component: GO:0005811 - lipid particle [Evidence IDA] [PMID 24390141]; GO_function: GO:0003674 - molecular_function [Evidence ND]; GO_process: GO:0030437 - ascospore formation [Evidence IEP] [PMID 3540611]; GO_process: GO:0007126 - meiotic nuclear division [Evidence IEA]; GO_process: GO:0030435 - sporulation resulting in formation of a cellular spore [Evidence IEA]) produces MSDGAENIYSAGQANGSVDNGVAKSSELPQSLFVQHLATYPAVAALTGFVASAPLVGMFASNAIPLMMAIRDRSRPIADPVVKRASPVIVRVDKFGDSILTTVDHTFPAITQTRPEEVIEYAKAPVNQAREAYTSYSNSTRGLVEHRVIDPIKKVSQAVRVQYNKVYDTKGKALVRSNLDSLVLPINDRLENVITDYLPEGEELPQADGLSNEISRTWRLVRVAVHRGRPVLAEQVNQVVTLPRIATEHVFNTWEEKVQKHSNGKPTATTYALAYLGTTRQLSSDSISAVRAATGIPLPYFGLGSTNDDNVSSEGSADTVPSQGSRIPGSNALSSATKLFYSYLPHPTTSSGAVVVTDELPTTTVQEISATGEIH; encoded by the coding sequence ATGTCGGACGGTGCTGAAAACATATATTCCGCTGGTCAAGCCAACGGGTCAGTTGACAACGGCGTTGCCAAAAGCTCAGAATTGCCACAATCCTTGTTTGTGCAACACCTTGCAACATAtccagcagtggcagcgTTGACCGGGTTCGTGGCCTCGGCGCCATTAGTTGGGATGTTTGCATCAAATGCAATTCCTTTGATGATGGCCATTCGCGATAGGTCCCGCCCTATTGCCGACCCAGTAGTTAAGAGGGCCTCGCCAGTAATTGTTCGTGTTGACAAGTTTGGTGATAGCATTCTCACTACTGTAGACCATACATTTCCAGCAATTACACAAACCCGCCCAGAAGAGGTTATTGAGTACGCCAAAGCCCCTGTTAACCAAGCTCGAGAAGCGTACACTAGCTATAGTAACAGTACGAGAGGGCTTGTCGAACACAGGGTCATTGATCCTATCAAAAAGGTTTCACAAGCAGTTAGGGTCCAGTATAACAAGGTCTATGATACAAAGGGCAAGGCCCTTGTACGATCTAATCTCGACTCTTTGGTTTTGCCTATTAATGATAGGCTTGAAAATGTTATTACTGATTATCTTCCCGAGGGAGAGGAACTTCCACAAGCGGATGGGCTATCAAATGAGATCAGTCGCACCTGGAGATTGGTCAGAGTTGCAGTTCATCGTGGACGACCTGTTTTAGCCGAACAGGTTAACCAAGTTGTGACTTTACCTCGGATAGCCACTGAACATGTATTTAACACTTGGGAGGAAAAGGTTCAGAAACATAGCAATGGGAAGCCCACGGCCACCACCTACGCCCTGGCTTATTTAGGTACCACTCGTCAATTGTCTAGTGACAGCATTTCTGCCGTTCGAGCTGCTACTGGAATTCCATTGCCTTATTTTGGGTTAGGATCAACGAACGATGATAATGTCTCGAGTGAAGGATCGGCTGATACCGTACCATCACAAGGATCGCGAATCCCTGGCTCTAATGCGTTGTCCAGCGCCACTAAACTTTTCTACAGTTATTTGCCTCACCCAACTACTTCAAGTGGCGCAGTTGTTGTCACTGATGAACTTCCTACTACTACTGTGCAAGAAATTTCCGCCACTGGAGAAATTCATTAG
- the SPS19 gene encoding Sps19p (Peroxisomal 2,4-dienoyl-CoA reductase; auxiliary enzyme of fatty acid beta-oxidation; homodimeric enzyme required for growth and sporulation on petroselineate medium; expression induced during late sporulation and in the presence of oleate; GO_component: GO:0005782 - peroxisomal matrix [Evidence IDA] [PMID 9268358]; GO_component: GO:0005777 - peroxisome [Evidence IEA,IEA]; GO_function: GO:0008670 - 2,4-dienoyl-CoA reductase (NADPH) activity [Evidence IEA]; GO_function: GO:0008670 - 2,4-dienoyl-CoA reductase (NADPH) activity [Evidence IDA,ISS] [PMID 9268358]; GO_function: GO:0016491 - oxidoreductase activity [Evidence IEA]; GO_process: GO:0030437 - ascospore formation [Evidence IEP,IMP] [PMID 7969036]; GO_process: GO:0009062 - fatty acid catabolic process [Evidence IDA,ISS] [PMID 9268358]; GO_process: GO:0055114 - oxidation-reduction process [Evidence IEA]; GO_process: GO:0030435 - sporulation resulting in formation of a cellular spore [Evidence IEA]), with the protein MSLSGKVAIVTGGTKGIGLAAALTLRSLGASVVVTYGSDTAAAEDAVKALGGSEHSLAVRSDAGNIADIQKLVDAVVAKFKKIDIVINNAALMTSEAPSDITEESYDRAFNTNVKGPLFLTKLAIPHISDGGRIIFISTSLTAASAILPKYALYVSTKGAIEQFSRTAAKEYGAKGITVNTISPGPTETDLFINGNSDQSIGMIKNLTPAKRLGQPDDIAKVLAFIASPDSAWINGQTIKVNGGFVV; encoded by the coding sequence ATGTCACTATCTGGAAAAGTTGCTATTGTGACAGGCGGCACTAAGGGCATTGGtctcgctgctgctttgaCCCTTCGATCTCTCGGAGCCTCTGTGGTTGTAACGTATGGATCAGATAcggcagctgctgaagatgcgGTCAAAGCGTTAGGTGGTTCCGAGCACAGCTTGGCGGTTAGATCAGACGCTGGTAATATTGCAGATATTCAGAAATTGGTTGACGCAGTTGTTGccaagttcaaaaaaatcgaTATTGTTATTAACAATGCTGCTCTTATGACCTCTGAAGCTCCTTCTGACATTACTGAAGAGTCTTACGACCGTGCTTTCAACACCAATGTCAAAGGTCCTCTTTTCCTCACCAAACTGGCAATCCCTCATATCTCGGATGGCGGAAgaatcattttcatctctACTAGTTTGACAGCTGCCAGTGCCATTTTGCCTAAATATGCTTTATATGTTAGTACCAAGGGCGCCATTGAACAATTCAGTCGTACTGCGGCTAAAGAATATGGTGCCAAGGGTATCACAGTCAACACAATTTCACCTGGCCCAACTGAAACTGATCTCTTTATTAATGGCAACAGTGACCAGTCTATTGGCATGATTAAAAATCTTACTCCTGCCAAACGTCTTGGTCAACCTGACGATATCGCCAAAGTGTTAGCGTTCATCGCATCCCCAGACTCTGCCTGGATTAATGGCCAAACCATCAAGGTGAATGGAGGTTTTGTTGTTTAA